In Streptomyces sp. NBC_00569, a single genomic region encodes these proteins:
- a CDS encoding MFS transporter: MNMVPTLESVRRKVSRRLLPPLFLMFVLSFLDRTNVALVKPHLEADVGIDAAAYGLGAGVFFVGYAVLGVPSNLALHRIGARRWLAGLMFVWGLLSCAMATVNSPTSFYALRFLLGAAEAGFFPGVILYITYWFPAADRGKATGMFQSAVAISSIIGNPLGGYLIGLHGLAGLDGWKWMFLLEGAPTVLLAIAVPWLLTDRPEQASWLTGEEKALLTDRLAADRPDPTVRSPRRARDVIGDSRVLRLMFVYFAIQISVYGVTFWLPALVGRIDGLGDVGIGFVSALPWVFALLGVVILPWYSDRTGDRRGPLRIALVLTVAGLLGGVLLPPVPAVAALCVAAFGFLGAQPVFWTVPPTILAGIQIAATIPLISGFGNLGGFVGPYVMGAVESGTGSGAGGLYVIAAIAAAGAVVVTGFHWVGRTTRTPAERTEDDAHRALR, encoded by the coding sequence ATGAACATGGTGCCCACCCTGGAGAGCGTGCGCCGGAAGGTGTCCCGGCGCTTGCTCCCCCCACTCTTCTTGATGTTCGTACTGAGCTTTCTGGACCGCACGAACGTGGCGCTGGTGAAACCCCACCTCGAGGCGGACGTGGGAATCGACGCCGCCGCCTACGGTCTCGGTGCCGGCGTCTTCTTCGTCGGCTACGCGGTGCTGGGTGTCCCGTCCAACCTCGCTCTGCACCGGATCGGCGCCCGCCGCTGGCTGGCCGGCCTCATGTTCGTATGGGGCCTGCTGTCCTGCGCGATGGCGACCGTCAACAGCCCCACCAGCTTCTACGCGCTGCGCTTCCTGCTCGGCGCCGCCGAGGCCGGCTTCTTCCCCGGCGTGATCCTCTACATCACGTACTGGTTCCCGGCCGCCGACCGCGGCAAGGCGACCGGCATGTTCCAGTCCGCCGTCGCCATCTCCAGCATCATCGGCAACCCCCTCGGCGGCTATCTCATCGGGCTCCACGGGCTGGCCGGCCTCGACGGGTGGAAGTGGATGTTCCTCCTGGAGGGAGCGCCCACCGTCCTGCTGGCGATAGCCGTCCCCTGGCTCCTCACCGACCGCCCGGAGCAGGCGAGTTGGCTGACGGGCGAGGAGAAGGCACTCCTCACCGACCGCCTCGCCGCGGACCGCCCGGACCCGACCGTGCGCTCACCCCGGCGCGCTCGCGACGTCATCGGCGACAGCCGGGTACTCCGCCTGATGTTCGTCTACTTCGCGATCCAGATCAGTGTGTACGGGGTCACGTTCTGGCTGCCCGCGCTGGTCGGGCGCATCGACGGTCTCGGCGACGTCGGCATCGGCTTCGTCTCCGCGCTGCCCTGGGTGTTCGCCCTGCTCGGCGTGGTGATTCTGCCCTGGTACTCCGACCGCACCGGCGACCGGCGCGGGCCGCTGCGCATCGCCCTCGTGCTGACCGTAGCCGGACTGCTCGGCGGTGTGCTCCTGCCGCCGGTACCCGCGGTCGCCGCCCTGTGCGTCGCCGCTTTCGGCTTCCTGGGCGCGCAGCCCGTGTTCTGGACGGTTCCGCCGACGATTCTCGCCGGCATCCAGATCGCCGCCACCATCCCGCTCATCTCCGGCTTCGGGAACCTCGGCGGATTCGTCGGCCCGTATGTGATGGGAGCCGTCGAGTCGGGTACCGGTTCGGGGGCCGGAGGCCTCTATGTCATCGCGGCGATCGCCGCCGCCGGGGCCGTCGTGGTCACCGGCTTCCACTGGGTGGGTCGGACCACCCGAACTCCCGCAGAGAGGACCGAAGATGACGCGCATCGTGCGCTTCGCTGA
- a CDS encoding alpha/beta hydrolase, protein MGLRRSFRSPTGDRVPAPKAAPPFDLELSVVLADLDRGAREPLTPDNLAARQQQDAAARPRPTAEDLCADGRFEVTELRVPGPPGGPEVTLVSARPSGLVGPLPLLYYMHGGAMVMGNAWSVLPRILREWALPLDMAVISVEYRLAPGAQYPEPLEDCYAGLVWVTAHAAELDIDPDRVIIGGKSAGGGLAAALALLARDRGGPEPLGQLLLCPMLDDRGSTFSSRQMSGLGLWDLTSNATAWQALLGDRHGAEDLPPYAAPSRAVDLSRLPPAYVDVGSAEMFRDEGVAYAGAIWQAGGQAELHVWPGAYHGFDSVAPKATLSQDARTARTRWLRRLLAGRRT, encoded by the coding sequence ATGGGTCTCAGACGATCGTTCCGCAGCCCGACCGGGGACCGTGTCCCGGCGCCGAAGGCGGCGCCCCCGTTCGACCTTGAACTGAGCGTCGTACTGGCGGACTTGGACAGAGGGGCGAGGGAGCCTCTCACCCCGGACAATCTCGCCGCCCGGCAGCAGCAGGACGCTGCGGCCCGGCCCAGGCCGACCGCCGAGGACCTGTGCGCGGACGGCCGTTTCGAAGTGACGGAGCTGCGCGTACCGGGACCGCCCGGCGGGCCGGAGGTCACGCTCGTGAGCGCCCGGCCTTCCGGACTCGTCGGGCCGCTGCCGCTGCTGTACTACATGCACGGCGGCGCGATGGTCATGGGCAACGCGTGGTCCGTGCTTCCGCGGATTCTTCGCGAGTGGGCTCTTCCGCTGGACATGGCCGTGATCTCGGTGGAGTACCGGCTGGCGCCAGGGGCGCAGTACCCGGAGCCTCTTGAGGACTGCTACGCAGGGCTCGTCTGGGTCACCGCGCACGCGGCCGAACTGGACATCGACCCGGACCGCGTCATCATCGGCGGGAAGAGCGCGGGCGGCGGACTCGCCGCGGCCCTCGCCCTGCTGGCCCGCGACCGCGGCGGTCCCGAGCCGCTGGGACAACTGCTGCTGTGCCCCATGCTCGACGACCGCGGCAGCACCTTCTCCAGTCGACAGATGTCGGGCCTCGGGCTGTGGGACCTCACCTCGAACGCCACGGCGTGGCAGGCCCTGCTGGGTGATCGCCACGGTGCCGAGGACCTGCCCCCGTACGCGGCCCCCTCCCGCGCCGTGGACCTCTCACGGCTCCCCCCGGCGTATGTCGACGTCGGGTCGGCAGAGATGTTCCGGGACGAGGGCGTCGCCTACGCGGGTGCCATCTGGCAGGCGGGCGGCCAGGCCGAACTGCACGTATGGCCGGGCGCCTACCACGGCTTCGACAGCGTGGCGCCCAAAGCAACCCTGAGCCAGGACGCGCGCACCGCCCGCACCCGCTGGCTCCGACGCCTGCTCGCCGGCCGCCGTACCTGA
- a CDS encoding VOC family protein, with translation MVSRLNPYISFAGDAKQAMEFYKSVFGGNLSVNTYGAFGSETPPGYADKVMHGMLEAPNGFMLMGADNPPGMELKQGNNFSVSLSGDDADELRGYWEKLSAGGNVAVPLEKQMWGDVFGMCTDKFGITWMVNISEARA, from the coding sequence ATGGTCTCTCGACTCAATCCGTACATCAGCTTCGCCGGTGACGCCAAGCAAGCCATGGAGTTCTACAAGAGCGTTTTCGGTGGCAACCTGTCGGTGAACACGTACGGAGCGTTCGGTTCCGAGACGCCCCCCGGGTACGCCGACAAGGTCATGCACGGCATGCTGGAGGCCCCGAACGGCTTCATGCTCATGGGCGCCGACAACCCGCCGGGCATGGAGCTCAAGCAGGGCAACAACTTCTCGGTGAGCCTGAGCGGCGACGACGCCGACGAGCTGCGCGGCTACTGGGAGAAGCTGTCCGCCGGCGGCAACGTGGCGGTCCCGCTGGAGAAGCAGATGTGGGGTGACGTGTTCGGCATGTGTACCGACAAGTTCGGCATCACCTGGATGGTCAACATCAGCGAGGCCAGGGCCTGA
- a CDS encoding DUF5996 family protein, producing MSERLNAWPSLVYEDLAPMVDYVNRLVQVGGKYTLDEPFEAGWGNIVLDVTPRGLRTPTFRRQGVTFEVHYRLLDGDVVVESDQGSVTVPVSDGSVAAFYASFCDAVADLGVRPPRTSLICEIPGAPRQFEDDQVERIWDGDAARLMWTAFDLAAGGLETWQAPFQGHRPRVGVMWGGFDLSATRYRAHPATPEADRPAFMQNAARDEYVSVGFTFGDAKSPNAGMYAYIWPEPGGLEGRSWGVDGAAWNPGAGLALLPWSTLRETADPRQAIVAFGDAVYEAAVDTAGWPTDVIGPRCDGWRMSTTPPAVRGSRDQ from the coding sequence ATGAGCGAACGACTCAACGCATGGCCGTCGCTGGTCTACGAGGACCTGGCGCCCATGGTCGACTACGTGAACCGGCTGGTGCAGGTCGGAGGCAAGTACACCCTGGACGAGCCCTTCGAGGCCGGCTGGGGAAACATCGTTCTCGATGTCACCCCCCGCGGTCTGCGGACGCCGACTTTTCGGCGCCAGGGAGTCACCTTCGAGGTGCACTACCGGCTGCTCGACGGTGACGTGGTCGTCGAGTCCGATCAGGGTTCGGTGACGGTGCCCGTGTCCGACGGATCAGTCGCGGCCTTCTACGCGTCGTTCTGCGACGCGGTGGCCGACCTCGGTGTGCGCCCGCCGCGCACCTCGCTGATCTGCGAGATCCCTGGTGCGCCACGGCAGTTCGAGGACGATCAGGTCGAACGCATCTGGGACGGCGACGCCGCCCGGCTGATGTGGACGGCCTTCGACCTCGCGGCCGGCGGACTCGAAACGTGGCAGGCCCCCTTCCAGGGGCATCGTCCCCGGGTCGGTGTGATGTGGGGCGGTTTCGATCTGTCCGCCACCCGATACCGGGCACATCCGGCCACCCCGGAGGCCGACCGTCCGGCGTTCATGCAGAACGCCGCGCGCGACGAGTACGTATCGGTCGGGTTCACCTTCGGCGACGCCAAGTCGCCGAACGCCGGTATGTACGCCTACATCTGGCCCGAACCGGGCGGTCTCGAAGGCCGGTCCTGGGGTGTCGACGGCGCGGCCTGGAATCCCGGCGCGGGTCTCGCCCTGCTGCCGTGGTCCACGCTCAGGGAGACGGCCGACCCTCGCCAGGCCATCGTGGCGTTCGGCGACGCCGTCTACGAGGCGGCCGTGGACACCGCGGGCTGGCCGACCGATGTGATCGGACCTCGCTGCGACGGCTGGCGCATGAGTACGACACCACCAGCGGTCCGGGGCAGCCGAGATCAATGA
- a CDS encoding alpha/beta fold hydrolase produces MSLTRPALAVPNARTRSPLVSRHAWEGYRCESRLVRAAAPCIAPLVLVGGAFQTKESWGRLERELLAHVDVFTVDLPGWGAGNVLPDRHGADFLADALGHMLDESGLTSVNLVGGSYGTAIVYRLAQRRPELVERMVLVGTMTSIPGHARVAMRRTLDLLVDRRMEEFAEETVAFMVNADRIDSVTAGSRVRRFLMRRMLNLSEEDVAKHLANTMRLLRHEMLDTSRPPAMPVLVATGEHDTFTTPDLCRDLAATCSDSWFTQVADADHMLPLERPVELADLITHFLTDEPLEQLTYCRGVERTSHPCPAR; encoded by the coding sequence GTGTCGCTGACGCGCCCGGCGCTCGCCGTCCCGAACGCCCGCACCCGATCCCCTCTCGTATCCCGCCACGCCTGGGAGGGCTACCGCTGCGAATCGCGGCTGGTGCGTGCGGCCGCGCCGTGTATCGCGCCCTTGGTGCTGGTCGGCGGAGCGTTCCAGACCAAGGAGAGCTGGGGCCGTCTGGAGCGTGAACTGCTCGCGCACGTGGACGTGTTCACTGTCGACCTGCCGGGCTGGGGTGCCGGGAACGTTCTCCCCGACCGCCATGGCGCGGACTTCCTCGCGGACGCACTGGGTCACATGCTCGACGAGTCGGGTCTGACCTCCGTCAATCTCGTGGGCGGTTCGTACGGCACGGCGATCGTCTACCGCCTCGCGCAGCGGCGGCCCGAACTGGTCGAGAGGATGGTGCTGGTAGGGACCATGACGTCCATTCCCGGGCACGCCCGGGTCGCCATGCGCCGGACTCTGGACCTGCTCGTGGACCGGCGTATGGAGGAGTTCGCCGAGGAGACCGTCGCGTTCATGGTCAACGCCGACCGGATCGACTCCGTCACCGCAGGCTCCCGGGTTCGCCGCTTCCTGATGCGCCGGATGCTCAACCTGAGCGAGGAGGACGTCGCGAAACACCTCGCCAACACGATGCGTCTGCTCAGGCACGAGATGCTCGACACGAGCCGGCCGCCGGCCATGCCGGTACTGGTCGCGACCGGGGAACACGACACGTTCACCACTCCGGACCTGTGCCGGGACCTCGCCGCCACGTGCTCCGACAGCTGGTTCACGCAGGTGGCCGACGCCGACCACATGCTTCCGCTGGAGCGGCCGGTCGAACTCGCCGACCTGATCACACACTTCCTGACGGACGAGCCGTTGGAACAGCTCACGTACTGCCGCGGGGTGGAGCGGACTTCCCACCCCTGCCCGGCACGGTGA
- a CDS encoding DUF1707 SHOCT-like domain-containing protein, with the protein MTLPQENPARPISEDDRNSAVQRVQEAYAEGHISHEDMDGRLQQVLTARTHSELAPALASLPEEDAGTSSTIGALGGRIKRRGAWKVPRSLRVESAYGSVLLDLSRAVFEHAAVDIELQVGTGRAKITVPRDAIVDVEGLHTGWKDLRYKAPRHSGTGGPRIRISGTMGFGRLKIRHARR; encoded by the coding sequence GTGACTCTCCCGCAGGAAAACCCGGCACGCCCGATCAGCGAAGACGACCGCAACTCGGCCGTGCAACGTGTGCAGGAGGCGTACGCCGAGGGGCACATCTCGCATGAGGACATGGACGGCCGTCTGCAGCAGGTCCTGACCGCCAGGACGCACAGCGAGCTCGCGCCGGCTCTCGCCTCGCTCCCGGAGGAGGACGCGGGCACGTCGTCCACGATCGGCGCCCTCGGCGGACGGATCAAGCGGCGCGGCGCATGGAAGGTCCCTCGGAGTCTCAGAGTCGAGTCCGCCTACGGAAGCGTGCTCCTGGACCTGTCCCGGGCGGTCTTCGAGCACGCGGCAGTCGACATCGAGCTCCAGGTGGGCACCGGCAGGGCCAAGATCACGGTTCCTCGCGACGCGATCGTCGACGTGGAGGGTCTGCACACGGGGTGGAAGGACCTGCGCTACAAGGCCCCGCGGCACTCGGGCACGGGCGGGCCGAGGATTCGGATCTCCGGGACCATGGGGTTCGGCCGATTGAAGATCCGCCACGCGCGGCGTTGA
- a CDS encoding FadR/GntR family transcriptional regulator: MSTKRDADGSGESALSVVDVAISRLKKRIESGEFAPGQRLPPETALANELELSRPSLREAVRALAMAGVLDVRRGDGTFVTDLRPDRLVRAIGSFLDLANDTGLDEMLECRKVIEPGATALAATRIDAATLDALHQRIERMRTLHDPEELVREDLAFHADIVAATGNRTLESLLSSVTQQTARARVWRALIKSDVLAWTHEQHMDIYRALRAHDSLAAFTAANRHVNDVDAWVRDRLDAVRDRA, translated from the coding sequence ATGTCAACCAAGAGAGACGCGGACGGCTCCGGCGAGAGCGCACTCAGCGTCGTCGACGTGGCAATCAGCCGCCTCAAGAAGCGCATCGAGTCGGGCGAGTTCGCGCCGGGTCAGCGACTTCCCCCGGAGACCGCGCTCGCGAACGAGCTGGAGCTGTCCCGCCCCTCTCTCCGCGAGGCCGTACGCGCCCTCGCCATGGCCGGGGTTCTCGACGTGCGCCGAGGTGACGGCACGTTCGTCACGGATCTGCGGCCGGACCGGCTGGTGCGCGCCATCGGCAGCTTCCTGGACCTCGCCAACGACACCGGTCTCGACGAGATGCTGGAGTGCCGCAAGGTCATCGAGCCGGGCGCCACCGCGCTCGCGGCGACCCGGATCGACGCGGCCACCCTCGACGCCCTCCACCAGCGCATCGAGCGCATGCGGACGCTGCACGACCCGGAGGAGCTGGTCCGAGAAGACCTCGCGTTCCACGCCGACATCGTCGCCGCGACAGGCAACCGCACCCTTGAGTCGCTGCTCTCCTCCGTCACCCAGCAGACGGCCAGGGCCCGCGTCTGGCGAGCGCTCATCAAGTCCGACGTGCTCGCCTGGACCCACGAGCAGCACATGGACATCTACCGCGCCCTGCGCGCCCACGACAGCCTGGCCGCCTTCACGGCGGCCAACCGGCACGTCAACGATGTGGACGCCTGGGTGCGTGACCGCCTCGACGCGGTGCGGGACCGCGCCTGA
- a CDS encoding fumarylacetoacetate hydrolase family protein: MTRIVRFADDTGAVHAGVADETGTVRTFEGAPRIADLLRLPAADLRTLVEATAASAGPGLPVRDVLLLPPLDGLMELWAAGVTYERSRDARVAESTEQSVYERIYDAARPELFFKSQPWRVVTDGEPIAVRDDSDLDVPEPELGLVLNRHGETVGYVIVDDVSSRSIEGENPLYLPQAKIYAGSAAVSSGIAPFWEIEDATALKIALEVRRDGAVAYAATTTTASFHRPPQGLVDHLWHSQPFPDGAVLSTGTGIVPGLDFTLRGGDVVEITVDGVGKLSNPVLGDQAELDWLVEAIDHPLTRRAHRTEPNGGR, translated from the coding sequence ATGACGCGCATCGTGCGCTTCGCTGACGACACCGGGGCCGTACACGCCGGAGTCGCCGACGAGACCGGAACCGTCCGCACCTTCGAAGGCGCGCCGCGCATCGCCGACCTGCTGCGACTGCCGGCAGCCGACCTGCGCACGCTGGTGGAGGCCACCGCGGCCTCCGCCGGCCCCGGCCTTCCCGTACGTGACGTGCTGCTGCTCCCGCCGCTCGACGGCCTGATGGAACTGTGGGCCGCCGGTGTCACGTACGAGCGCTCCCGGGACGCCCGGGTCGCGGAGAGCACCGAGCAGTCGGTGTACGAGCGCATCTACGACGCCGCGCGCCCTGAGCTGTTCTTCAAGTCCCAGCCGTGGCGGGTCGTGACCGACGGCGAGCCGATCGCGGTACGGGACGACTCGGACCTCGACGTCCCTGAGCCCGAACTCGGCCTCGTGCTCAACCGGCACGGCGAGACGGTCGGTTACGTGATCGTGGACGACGTCAGTTCCCGATCGATCGAGGGCGAGAACCCCCTCTATCTGCCCCAGGCCAAGATCTATGCGGGAAGCGCCGCGGTGTCCTCGGGCATCGCGCCCTTCTGGGAGATCGAGGACGCGACCGCCCTGAAAATCGCCCTGGAGGTGCGGCGGGACGGCGCTGTCGCCTATGCGGCGACGACCACCACGGCCTCCTTCCACCGTCCTCCGCAAGGACTGGTGGACCATCTCTGGCACTCCCAGCCGTTCCCCGACGGCGCGGTGCTCTCCACCGGCACCGGCATCGTGCCCGGACTCGACTTCACCCTGCGGGGCGGGGACGTCGTCGAGATCACCGTCGACGGCGTCGGGAAGCTCTCGAACCCCGTACTCGGAGACCAGGCGGAGTTGGACTGGCTGGTCGAAGCGATCGACCACCCACTGACGCGGCGTGCGCACCGAACAGAACCGAATGGGGGCCGGTGA
- a CDS encoding class I SAM-dependent methyltransferase, producing MTETSSHHNATADAYDAVSVLYAEVTRDALDAQPLDRAVLAAFAELVRTDADGPVAELGCGPGRVTAHLRDLGLDVFGVDLSPVMIDLARETYPDLRFEVGSMDALSLADGSLNGILSWYSVIHTPPQDVPSYFDEFRRVLAPGGHLLLGFFESGDDPVTEFDHKVVTAYRWPVEDLAKMAAEAGFAEVGRMLREPSEGERFRQGRLLMRRGS from the coding sequence GTGACTGAAACTTCCTCACACCACAATGCGACAGCGGACGCCTACGACGCCGTGTCCGTCCTCTACGCCGAAGTCACCCGTGATGCGCTGGACGCACAGCCGCTGGACCGCGCGGTGCTCGCCGCGTTCGCCGAACTCGTGCGGACGGACGCGGACGGGCCCGTGGCCGAGCTGGGCTGCGGCCCGGGACGTGTGACCGCGCACCTGCGGGACCTCGGCCTCGATGTCTTCGGCGTCGACCTGTCGCCGGTGATGATCGACCTGGCCCGCGAGACCTACCCCGACCTGCGGTTCGAGGTCGGCTCCATGGACGCGCTGAGCCTGGCCGACGGCTCGCTGAACGGCATCCTGTCCTGGTACTCGGTCATCCACACCCCACCGCAGGACGTGCCCTCGTACTTCGACGAGTTCCGCCGTGTACTCGCGCCCGGCGGCCATCTTCTGCTCGGCTTCTTCGAGTCAGGGGACGATCCGGTCACGGAGTTCGACCACAAGGTGGTGACGGCCTACCGGTGGCCGGTCGAGGACCTGGCGAAGATGGCCGCCGAGGCCGGCTTCGCCGAGGTGGGCCGGATGCTGCGCGAACCGAGCGAGGGCGAACGGTTCCGCCAGGGGCGTCTGCTGATGCGCAGGGGCAGCTGA
- a CDS encoding enolase C-terminal domain-like protein produces MTARIVDVETIDVRFPTSKDLDGSDAMNDSPDYSAAYVVLRVGGGDKLTDVSEGHGFTFTIGRGNDLAVQAARAIGERAVGLSVAEIVGDLGGFSRHLLGDSQLRWLGPDKGAIHLGTAAVVNAAWDLAAKLAGKPVWKLLADFSPQQLVDLVDWRYLKDALTPQAALDMLETQVPGRAEREAYVRRHGYPAYTTSAGWLGYDDAKLARLCKEAVAQGWDAVKLKVGADLKDDIRRCRIAREIIGPDRRLMIDANQTLGVEEAIAWADALAEFDIWWFEEPTSPDDILGHAAIARRIAPIHVATGEHAHNAVMFKQFLQSEAIGICQIDACRLGGVNEAVAALLLAAAHDVPVCPHAGGVGLCELVQHLSIFDYVAVSGSMEDRVVEYVDHLHEHFHDPVRIRGSRYLVPEAPGYSAQIRRETLETYRYPTGPVWGESDRMGS; encoded by the coding sequence ATGACTGCTCGTATCGTCGATGTGGAAACGATCGACGTCCGCTTCCCCACCTCCAAGGACCTCGACGGCTCCGACGCGATGAACGACTCGCCGGACTACTCGGCGGCGTACGTGGTGCTGCGCGTCGGCGGTGGCGACAAGCTCACGGACGTCTCCGAAGGGCACGGCTTCACCTTCACCATCGGCCGCGGCAACGACCTCGCGGTCCAGGCCGCACGGGCGATCGGCGAGCGGGCCGTAGGTCTGTCCGTCGCCGAGATCGTCGGCGACCTGGGCGGCTTCTCCCGCCATCTGCTCGGCGACAGTCAGCTGCGCTGGCTGGGCCCCGACAAGGGAGCGATCCATCTCGGCACCGCCGCGGTCGTCAACGCCGCCTGGGACCTGGCCGCCAAGCTGGCGGGCAAGCCGGTGTGGAAGCTGCTCGCCGACTTCTCGCCGCAGCAATTGGTGGACCTGGTGGACTGGCGTTACCTCAAGGACGCGCTGACCCCGCAGGCCGCGCTCGACATGCTCGAGACCCAGGTGCCGGGTCGCGCCGAACGGGAGGCGTACGTGCGCCGGCACGGCTACCCCGCGTACACGACCAGCGCGGGCTGGCTCGGCTACGACGACGCCAAGTTGGCCCGGCTGTGCAAGGAGGCCGTCGCGCAGGGCTGGGACGCGGTCAAGCTCAAGGTCGGGGCCGACCTCAAGGACGACATACGCCGCTGCCGTATCGCCCGCGAGATCATCGGCCCCGACCGCAGGCTGATGATCGACGCCAACCAGACGCTCGGCGTCGAGGAAGCGATCGCCTGGGCGGACGCGCTCGCGGAGTTCGACATCTGGTGGTTCGAGGAGCCGACCAGCCCTGACGACATCCTGGGTCACGCGGCCATCGCGCGGCGCATCGCGCCGATCCACGTGGCCACCGGTGAACACGCCCACAACGCCGTGATGTTCAAGCAGTTCCTGCAGAGCGAGGCGATCGGCATCTGCCAGATCGACGCCTGCCGGCTCGGCGGCGTGAACGAGGCGGTCGCCGCCCTGCTGCTCGCCGCCGCGCACGACGTGCCCGTCTGCCCGCACGCGGGCGGAGTCGGCCTGTGCGAACTGGTACAGCATCTGTCGATCTTCGACTACGTAGCCGTCAGCGGCTCGATGGAAGACCGCGTGGTGGAGTACGTGGATCACCTCCACGAGCACTTCCACGACCCCGTCCGCATCCGCGGCTCGCGCTACCTGGTGCCGGAGGCTCCGGGCTACAGCGCGCAGATCCGCCGCGAGACCCTGGAGACCTACCGCTACCCCACCGGTCCGGTCTGGGGCGAGTCCGACCGGATGGGATCCTGA
- a CDS encoding glycosyltransferase, translated as MRIQVITVGSTGSVAPYTGLAHRLLAEGHTVEIVTHAKFAPMVACCGLRMQPLEADPFESLIGAHSSRSSAGHPSDAPRSPRRQALKSLRSLFRTTEQAMLSLVDAVLTAVDPKADLVLLSTMAAPIGAAIARYHRIPSMGVFLQPDVPTAEFAPCTMAWRRPGRTNVLRGHAANALFDTLFRTANRAVHARLGVDHRSAHRLRSVRERDQWPIWHGYSPWVVPRPADWRPGLHVAGYWWPHECPNWQPPTLVEDFLAAGPPPVLIGFGSMMPGDPEELGRIAAQALRRAGLRGVVQSGWAGLSVVDDDVITVDEIPHSWLMPRTAAVVHHAGAGTTAAGLRAGVPAVPVPVMTDQPWWAARLVQLGVSAQALPCTELTAARLADALTRTTQDRALSQNAAAAAVRLAQEDGAGVVARAVAALG; from the coding sequence ATGCGCATCCAAGTCATCACGGTGGGTTCGACCGGCTCGGTCGCCCCGTACACCGGCCTCGCCCACCGGCTGCTGGCCGAGGGGCACACCGTCGAGATCGTCACTCACGCCAAGTTCGCGCCGATGGTTGCCTGTTGTGGACTCCGCATGCAGCCGCTCGAAGCCGATCCCTTCGAGTCGCTGATCGGCGCCCACAGCAGCCGCAGCAGCGCAGGGCATCCGTCGGACGCCCCTCGTTCACCCCGACGCCAAGCACTCAAGTCGCTACGGTCACTCTTCCGTACGACCGAACAGGCCATGCTCTCGTTGGTGGACGCCGTCCTCACAGCGGTGGATCCGAAGGCCGACCTCGTCCTGCTGTCGACCATGGCCGCCCCGATCGGCGCGGCCATCGCGCGCTACCACCGCATTCCCAGCATGGGCGTCTTCCTTCAACCCGATGTGCCCACTGCCGAGTTCGCCCCGTGCACGATGGCCTGGCGGAGACCGGGCCGCACCAACGTCCTGCGGGGCCACGCCGCCAACGCCCTCTTCGACACCCTGTTCCGCACGGCGAATCGCGCCGTCCACGCCCGTCTGGGTGTCGACCACCGCAGTGCCCATCGCCTGCGCAGCGTCCGTGAGCGCGATCAGTGGCCGATCTGGCACGGCTACAGCCCCTGGGTGGTTCCACGTCCGGCGGACTGGCGGCCCGGGCTGCACGTGGCCGGGTACTGGTGGCCGCACGAGTGCCCGAACTGGCAACCACCCACCCTGGTGGAGGACTTCCTTGCGGCCGGACCACCCCCGGTACTCATCGGTTTCGGAAGCATGATGCCCGGCGACCCCGAGGAGCTCGGCCGGATCGCAGCACAGGCGCTGCGCCGCGCGGGGCTGCGTGGGGTCGTCCAGTCGGGCTGGGCCGGCCTCTCGGTGGTCGACGACGACGTCATCACCGTCGACGAGATCCCGCACAGCTGGCTGATGCCTCGGACGGCGGCAGTGGTCCACCACGCGGGCGCCGGCACCACGGCGGCCGGTCTTCGGGCGGGTGTTCCGGCGGTACCGGTGCCGGTCATGACCGATCAGCCCTGGTGGGCCGCCCGCCTCGTGCAGCTCGGGGTGAGCGCGCAAGCACTGCCCTGCACCGAACTGACCGCCGCACGATTGGCCGACGCGCTCACCCGGACGACCCAGGACCGTGCGCTGTCGCAAAACGCCGCGGCAGCGGCCGTACGCCTTGCGCAGGAGGACGGAGCGGGGGTGGTGGCCCGCGCGGTCGCCGCGCTCGGCTGA